One Nodosilinea sp. FACHB-141 DNA segment encodes these proteins:
- a CDS encoding PAS domain S-box protein, translated as MAEVDDLRRLVQQLQTENADLQRQVATLRKAGHNQCQVLPQDNGNGKSQPISNCLQPQISDPFQDFVTYAPILAWITDAQGMMTYANPDWLAMVDLTEQEAVGQSVEALFPAALAQNYLQNNKWVLEHQTVLETIEQAPLPDGTIHTYLVRKFPMQAIGATSTLVGGIGVDITELKQTEAALRDSEARWQFAIEGSGDGLWDWNTQTNEVFFSHQWKAMLGYADDEIGSSMDERNSRLHPADKGQCYADLEKHFDGETPVYQKEYRLRCKDGSYKWILDRGKVMERDADGKPLRVIGTHKDISERKQAEIHQQQLTIILRESEATNRAIVEAIPDLLLRVGRDGTCFSFLPPADVAAGTFLPVQNNLSEVLPPKLFDHQLQRIECALSTGELQTWEHQFEKHGQLCHEEVRLAPCGTDQCLVIVRDVSDRKQIELKLQTTAEELDRFFSVSLDLLCIGDTSGYFHRLSGQWQRTLGYSAQEMQGTRYIDYVHPEDIDATLAALSSLTQQQEILNFVNRYRCRNGSYRWIEWRSVPVGHLVYGAARDISDRIQAETELQNTKDQLDLVLQASAEGYWDWNLVTGEIYFSPQWKAMLGYADHELANSFAAWESVIFAEDRAAVRQLVDDYTSGRSDQFSITQRFHHKDGSTVHILSRAIRQKNTAGQVIRVVGSHLDVTAMVTIQAALQTSKMQLSSVLNSSLDGIMAFKAVRDESGIIVDFEWLLSNPAACKMAKRNAAYLIGKRLLDEMPGNKTDGLFDLYVQVTESGDPVRRQFHYNHDGIHSWFENMAVQLGDGFAVTFSDITPLKRSEHDLQQVNQQLATRVDELNQHTQQMRLLSEMSDFLQACLTAKDAYQSLGVLVAPLFPGSSGSIFMLTNAVDYCVEQVATWGAQRASATEFIPPDCCILGRERLHQIDHDCLSLGCGQAESTHALTTLCIPLLAQSQTLGLFYLSASELSQPVQQLARTVAEQIALALANLHLRETLQQQSIRDPLTGLFNRRYLEETLTREVQRAQRQCHTIGVIMLDIDHFKQFNDTYGHDAGDRVLETVGQLLRDSVRGSDVACRYGGEEMLLILPESPPEATMARAEEIRQALGLIQISYSGLILNPLSASLGVASFPGHGWQAVDVLKAADDALYQAKSQGRNQVVGATVPAAKVAEETGAPLPRDIS; from the coding sequence ATGGCTGAGGTGGATGATCTAAGGCGCTTAGTGCAGCAGCTACAGACAGAGAACGCTGACCTGCAACGGCAGGTAGCAACTCTGCGGAAGGCAGGCCACAACCAATGCCAGGTTTTGCCACAGGATAACGGCAACGGCAAATCGCAGCCGATCTCCAATTGTTTGCAGCCCCAAATATCTGATCCGTTTCAGGATTTTGTGACCTATGCGCCGATTCTAGCCTGGATTACCGATGCCCAGGGCATGATGACCTACGCCAACCCAGATTGGCTGGCGATGGTAGATCTAACCGAGCAGGAGGCCGTGGGCCAGTCTGTCGAAGCCCTATTTCCTGCCGCTTTGGCCCAAAACTACCTCCAAAACAACAAGTGGGTGCTGGAGCACCAGACAGTTCTAGAAACGATAGAACAAGCCCCCCTACCCGATGGCACCATCCACACCTACCTGGTGCGGAAGTTTCCCATGCAGGCGATTGGGGCCACAAGCACTTTGGTAGGAGGCATTGGGGTCGATATCACCGAGCTAAAACAAACCGAAGCGGCCCTGCGAGATAGCGAAGCCCGCTGGCAGTTTGCCATCGAAGGCTCTGGCGATGGGCTATGGGACTGGAACACTCAGACCAATGAAGTATTTTTCTCCCACCAATGGAAGGCAATGCTGGGCTATGCCGACGATGAAATTGGCAGCAGCATGGACGAACGGAATAGCCGCTTGCACCCTGCTGACAAAGGTCAGTGCTATGCAGACTTGGAAAAGCATTTTGACGGTGAGACTCCCGTCTACCAAAAGGAGTACCGGCTCCGCTGCAAGGATGGCAGCTATAAGTGGATCCTAGATCGCGGCAAGGTGATGGAGCGGGATGCCGATGGCAAGCCCCTGCGGGTAATCGGCACCCACAAAGACATCAGCGAGCGCAAGCAGGCCGAAATCCACCAGCAGCAGCTAACGATCATTCTGCGCGAGAGTGAGGCTACCAACCGGGCCATTGTTGAAGCGATTCCCGACCTGCTGTTGCGCGTAGGGCGCGATGGCACCTGCTTTAGCTTTTTGCCCCCTGCCGATGTGGCGGCGGGTACTTTTTTGCCAGTGCAAAACAATCTGTCAGAGGTCTTGCCCCCCAAGTTATTCGATCATCAGCTCCAGCGGATCGAGTGCGCGCTGAGCACCGGTGAGCTTCAAACTTGGGAACACCAGTTTGAAAAGCATGGCCAGCTTTGCCACGAAGAAGTGCGCTTAGCCCCCTGCGGTACAGACCAGTGCCTAGTGATTGTGCGCGATGTTAGCGATCGCAAGCAGATCGAGCTGAAGCTCCAGACCACCGCCGAAGAGCTCGATCGATTCTTCTCAGTTTCCCTTGACCTGCTCTGTATTGGCGATACCAGCGGTTACTTCCACCGCCTTAGTGGCCAGTGGCAAAGGACCCTAGGCTACTCAGCCCAGGAAATGCAGGGCACCCGATACATCGACTATGTGCACCCCGAGGATATAGACGCCACCCTGGCAGCGCTCTCGTCGCTGACCCAGCAGCAGGAGATTCTTAACTTTGTCAACCGCTATCGCTGCCGCAATGGTTCTTACCGCTGGATCGAGTGGCGATCGGTGCCTGTAGGCCATCTTGTTTATGGTGCAGCCCGAGACATCAGCGATCGCATACAGGCTGAGACAGAGCTGCAAAACACCAAAGACCAGCTCGATCTAGTGCTCCAAGCCTCTGCCGAAGGCTATTGGGATTGGAATCTGGTCACTGGAGAGATTTACTTTTCGCCCCAGTGGAAGGCGATGTTGGGCTACGCCGATCACGAGCTAGCCAACAGCTTTGCCGCCTGGGAATCAGTAATTTTTGCTGAAGACCGAGCGGCAGTCCGTCAGCTCGTAGATGACTACACCAGTGGCCGCAGCGATCAGTTCTCCATTACCCAGCGGTTTCATCACAAAGATGGCTCTACAGTCCACATTCTCTCCCGCGCCATTCGCCAAAAGAATACTGCCGGGCAGGTGATTCGTGTGGTAGGCAGTCATCTAGATGTTACTGCTATGGTGACTATTCAGGCCGCTCTGCAAACCTCAAAAATGCAGCTATCCAGCGTGCTTAATAGCTCTCTCGACGGCATCATGGCCTTTAAAGCGGTGCGCGATGAATCGGGCATCATTGTGGATTTTGAGTGGTTACTGAGCAACCCTGCCGCCTGCAAAATGGCGAAACGCAACGCCGCATACCTAATTGGTAAGCGCCTGCTAGATGAAATGCCTGGCAACAAAACCGATGGGTTGTTTGACCTCTACGTACAAGTTACCGAGTCGGGTGACCCGGTGCGGCGTCAGTTTCACTACAACCATGACGGCATCCACAGCTGGTTTGAGAACATGGCCGTCCAGCTGGGCGATGGCTTTGCCGTAACCTTTAGCGACATTACTCCTCTCAAGCGGTCAGAGCATGACCTACAGCAGGTAAATCAGCAGCTGGCTACCCGCGTTGACGAACTCAACCAGCACACCCAGCAAATGCGGCTGTTGAGTGAAATGAGCGACTTTTTGCAGGCCTGTCTGACAGCCAAAGACGCTTACCAGTCCTTAGGTGTCCTGGTGGCACCCCTGTTTCCCGGCAGCAGTGGCAGCATTTTCATGTTGACCAATGCCGTCGACTATTGCGTTGAGCAGGTTGCCACCTGGGGGGCACAGCGGGCATCAGCTACCGAGTTTATTCCTCCAGACTGCTGTATCTTGGGCAGGGAGCGTCTGCACCAGATTGACCACGACTGCCTGAGTCTGGGGTGCGGCCAGGCCGAAAGCACCCATGCCTTGACTACCCTCTGCATTCCGCTGCTAGCCCAGAGCCAAACCCTAGGGCTGTTTTACCTCAGTGCCTCCGAGCTATCTCAGCCAGTGCAGCAGTTGGCTCGCACCGTGGCTGAGCAGATCGCTCTGGCGCTGGCCAACCTGCACCTGCGCGAAACTCTTCAGCAGCAGAGCATTCGTGACCCACTGACCGGACTGTTTAATCGCCGCTACCTAGAAGAAACCCTGACCCGAGAAGTACAGCGAGCCCAGCGTCAGTGCCACACAATTGGCGTAATTATGCTCGATATTGACCATTTCAAGCAGTTTAACGATACCTACGGCCATGATGCGGGCGATCGCGTCCTAGAAACCGTCGGGCAACTCCTCCGCGATAGCGTGCGCGGTTCTGATGTGGCCTGCCGCTACGGGGGCGAAGAGATGCTTCTAATCCTGCCAGAGTCACCCCCCGAGGCCACGATGGCAAGGGCTGAAGAAATTCGCCAGGCTCTAGGCCTGATCCAGATCAGCTACAGTGGCCTGATCCTCAATCCGCTGTCAGCTTCGCTGGGGGTAGCCAGCTTTCCTGGCCACGGCTGGCAAGCTGTGGATGTCTTGAAGGCTGCTGACGACGCCCTCTATCAAGCCAAGTCCCAAGGACGCAACCAGGTAGTGGGAGCGACGGTGCCTGCCGCGAAAGTGGCTGAGGAGACAGGTGCGCCTCTACCCAGAGATATATCCTGA